GTGCTCACCCACACCGGCGTCCGCAGCCGGGAGGCCCACCGGCTGCTCGACCACGCGGTCGGTGCCGCCACCCCCACCCGCTACCTGCTGGGCAAGGGCGTCGCGGGCAGCGTCCGGCACCGCCTGAACGCGCTCAGCGCGGCCGTCCCGCCGCCCGTCCAGGCCCCGGACGTGGCCGCGGTGCACAGCGTGCACCGCACCGCGGCCACGCCCGCCGAGCGCTGACTCAGCGGGCGGCCATCCGCAGCGCGCCGTCCATCCGGATGGTCTCGCCGTTCAGGTAGTCGTGCTCGGCGATCATCGCGACCAGGCGGGCGTACTCCTCGGGGCGGGCCAGCCGCTGCGGGAAGGTGACGGTGGCGGCGAGGCCGGAGCGCACCTCCTCGGAGAAGCCCGCCATCATCGGGGTGTCGACGATGCCGGGGGCGATGGTGACCACCCGGATGCCGTACTGGGCCAGGTCGCGGGCCGCGGTGATGGTCATCCCGGCCACGCCCGCCTTGGACGCGGCGTAGGCGATCTGCCCGACCTGGCCCTCGAAGGCGGCGATCGACGCGGTGTTGACCACCAGCCCGCGCTGCCCGGCCCCGTCCGGCTCCTGGGCGGACATCGCCTCCGCGGCCAGCCGCATCACGTTGAAGGTGCCGACCAGGTTGACGTTCAGCACGCCGCGGAACAGGTCCAGGTCGTGCGGGCCGCGGCGGCCGACCACCCGCGCGGACGGGGCGATGCCCGCGCAGCTGACGGCCAGCCGCAGCGGGCGGCCGTCGGCGGCGATCCGCGCCAGCGCGTCGCGCACCGGCTGCTCCTCGGTGACGTCCGCGCCGAGCAGGGTGACGCCCTCGGGCTGCGCGGGGGCGGACTCCACCGCCTTGGGCAGGTCGAGGCCGTAGACGGTGGCGCCGAGCGAGGCCAGGTGGGCGGCGGTGGCCGCGCCGAGACCGGAGGCGGCGCCGGTGACCAGGGCGGCGGTGCCGGAGAGCTGCATGGTGGAACGTCCTTTCGGGGCAGTGGATTCGGCGTCGGCCGGGGGCGGGTGGACGTCGGCGGGCGGGGTGGGCGTCGGCTAGTGGGCGTCGGCGGGTGTCGGTCCGGCGTCAGCGGGTGGCGAGGTGGCGGCTGATCACCAGGCGCTGGATCTGGTTGGTGCCCTCGAAGATCTGCATGATCTTCGCCTCGCGCATGTACCGCTCGACCGGGAAGTCCCGGGTGTAGCCGTAGCCGCCGAACACCTGCACCGCGTCCGTGGTGACCTTCATCGCGGCATCGGTGGCGACCAGCTTGGCCACGCTGGCCTGCCGGCTGAACGGGCGGCCCAGGTCGCGGCGGCGGGCCGCGTCCAGGTAGGTGGCGCGGGCGGAGTCGACGGCGGCGGCCATGTCGGCGAGCAGGAAGCCCAGGCCCTGGTGGTCGACGATCCGGCGGCCGAAGGTGGTGCGCTCGTTGGCGTACGCGACGGCGTGGTCCAGCGCGGCCTGGGCCAGGCCGGTGGCGCAGGCCGCGATGCCGAGCCGGCCCGAGTCGAGGGCGGAGAACGCGATCGGCAGGCCCTGGCCCTCCGCGCCGATCAGCCGGTCGCGCTCCAGCAGCGCGCCGTCCCAGTACGCGGCGGTGGTCGGCACCGCGTTCAGGCCCATCTTCTCCTCCGGCGGGCCGAAGGTCAGGCCCTCGACCTCTCCGGGTGCCAGGAAGCAGGACACCCCGTGCGGGCCGGGCGCGGTGCGGGCGAACAGGGCGTAGAAGTCGGCCTTGCCGCCGTGGGTGATCCACGCCTTGGTGCCGGTGATCCGGTACCCCTTCTCCACCGGCTCGGCCTTGCAGCTCAGCGCCCCCGCGTCCGAGCCCGCGTGCGGCTCGGAGAGGCTGTAGCCGCCGACCAGCTCGCCCGCGAGCATCCGGGGCAGCCAGCGCTCCTGCTGCTCGGGCGTGCCGTACGCGGTCAGCGGGTGGCAGGCCAGGGTGTGCACGCTGGTGGCCACCGCGACGGCCGCCCAGCGGGACGCCAGCTCCTCCAGCACCTGGAGGTACACCTCGTAGGGCTGGCCGCCGCCGCCGAACTCCTCCGGGTAGGGCAGGCCCAGCAGCCCGGCCTGCCCGAGCAGCGCGAACAGGCCCTCCGGGTAGCGCTCCTCCTTCTCGTGGGAGGCGACCTTGGTCGCGAGTTCCCTGTCGGCGAGATCGCGGGTCAGCGCGATCAGGTCCGCGGCTTCCTCGGTGGGCAGCAAGCGATCCACGGCCATGTTCCGGCTCCAAGCGGTACGCAAAGCGGTACGTCAGTACCGCTCAGCGTAGCGCAGGGTGCCCCGACCCGGGCAGGCCGCCGCCGCCGGGAACCGGAACGGCCCGCGACGGCCCGCCAGGGCCCGCCCGCGACGACTGCCCCCGGACCGCCCGGACCGGCCGCCCGGACCGCCCGGCCCCGCTCGGACCGGGTGAGGTGCCGACCCCCGGTGACCGGCTGCCATACTGGCCGGGTGATCGACAGCGCAGCCGCAGCCCGGCCCACCGGACGGGGCGCCGCCCGCCGCAGTGAGCTCTTCGAGGAACTGGTGGCGCTGTTCGTGGCCGAGGGCTTCGCCCGGTTCACCCTGGACGACCTGGCCGCCCGCCTGCACTGCTCCAAGCGCACGCTGTACGGGCTGGCCGGCTCCAAGGAACAGCTGGTGCGCGCCGCCGTGGTGCACTTCTTCCGCGAGGCCACCGCCCGGGTCGGCGCGGCCCTGGCCGCCGAGACCGACCCGGCCGCCCGGCTGGCCGCCTACCTGCGCGCCGTCTCCGCCGAACTCGCCCCCGGCTCGGCCCGCTTCTTCGACGACCTGGCCGCCTTCGAACCGGCCGCCGAGGTCTACGGCCGCAACACCCGGGCCGCCGCCCGCCAGATCCAGCAGCTGATCGAGGACGGTGTCGCGGCCGGCGCCTTCCGCGAGACCCACGTGGCCTTCGCCGCAGACGTGATCAGCTCGGTCATGGTGCGCATCCAGCAGCGCCAGGTCGCCGAGGCCACCGGCCTGGCCGACGCCGAGGCGTACGGGCACCTGGCCGAGCTCCTGCTGCACGGCCTGCTGCGCTGAACCCCGTCCCTCCCGGCAGCGCCGCCCCTCCCTGGGCCGTCAGCCCTCCCGGTCGGCGGGGGAGCCGGCCCGCTCCGCCGCCGCGGAGTCGCAGAGCGGGCAGCGGTCGTTCTCGCGGACCTTGCCGCACTCCTCGCAGACCAGGTGCAGGAAGCAGGCGGGCTCGCCGCCCGCGGGCTCGGGGGGTTCCATGCCCCCAGTGTGCCGCGCGGGCCGGTCGGCCCGGGGCGGCGTCCCGGGGCCGGGCGTCCCGGTCCGCGTCCGACGCCGCGTCCAAGTCCGCCCACAGATAAGCCTTTCGGATAGTCCGACCTTTGTCCGCCGCGCGGGTTCTCGCGTTCCGGCGGCGGTGCGTCGGGCCGCCACCGCCCGCCGGCACGGTCGATCCTGCCGGGAGTTGACGAGGTCGACGAAGTCGACGACGAGAGCGGGAGGTGGCTGGACGGTGAGCATCGGTCGGCGCGGTTGGTGGCGGCTCGGCATCGCGGCCGCGTTGTGCATGACCGGGACCGCTACGGCGGCGGTGGCGTCCGGGGTGACGCCGCAGCACGGCCGCGCGGCGGTGAGCGCGGACGAACAGCGGGCCCCCGACAGCGAGGACGGCCTCCAGGTGGTGAACGTCTCGGTGGACCGCACCCGGGTGCGCGGCCTCACCGTGGTGCGCGCCCTGGTGGCCAACCTCGGCCCGAACCCGGTCACCGACCGGTTCACCACCACGGTGCGCCTGCCCAAGGGCGTCACGGTGGAGGGCCGGGTCTTCCCGGACGACTGCCGACTGGACGACCGGGGGCGGGAGTTGACCTGCCGGTTCCGCAAGGGCCTGGGGCTGCGCCGCAGCGCCACGGTGCTCGTCCCGCTGCGGGTCGCGGACTACGTGCGCTCCGGCGAGCGGCTCTCCGGCGGCGCGGTCTCCCTCCAGGACCCGGACCGTCCGGACCGGCCCGTCCCGAGCCGGGCGTTCACCGTCGACGTCCAGTAGCCCCGACCGCTACCGCGCCCGCGCGGCCCCCTCCCCTCGTCCCCCGACGACCCCGTCCGCCGATCGGAGCTCCGTGTCCCTGCCCCGCCGCGTAGCACTGCTGTCGCTGCTGCTCGTCGTCCCGCTGCTGCCCGCCGTCCCGGCCTCCGCCGCCCCGCGGATTCAGCAGCGCAGCCTCGCCCCCACCAGCGCCCTGCCCGACACGCCGGTCGCGGCGACGCTCTCGGTCGGCTCGCTCTCCTCCTGCGTCACCGTGGACGAACTCGGTGTCGGCGTCCGGGACGCCAACCAGCAGAACCTGGACTTCCCCGGCTCCACCGGCCGGACCCGGATCTGCCCCGGCGGCTACACCCTGACCACCGCCACCCGCAGCTTCCCGGCCGGGACGTACACCGAGTTCGGCTTCTACCGGATCGGCTCGACGTACTACGACCTGCCCAGCCAGACCCTGACCGTCGCCGCGCCCACCGTCCGCCAGCTCGCCCTGGTGCCCGCCCGGGCCGCCGCCGACACCCCCGTCACCGCCACCCTGGCCCTCAACTCCACCGCCTGCCTGACGGCCGACGAGGTCGGTGTCGGCGTCCGGGACGCCAACCAGCAGAACCTGGACTTCCCCGGCACCGCCACCGACGTGCGGATCTGCCCGCAGGGCTACACCCTGACCACCGCCGCCCGCAGCTTCCCGGCCGGGACGTACACCGAGTTCGGCTTCTACCGGATCGGGGACGAGTACCACAACCTGCCCAGCCGGACGTTCACCGTCACCGGCTCGGTGATCCCGCCCAACCCGCCGATGCCGCCGTTCCCCGCCGGGCAGCTCGTCTTCGACGAGGAGTTCAGCAGCCCGCCGCGGACCGGCACCACCTGGAACGACACCAGCACCAGCGCCTACCGGTACGGCAACCACAACCCGGACGACGACAAGCTGGACTGGCTCCAGCCCGGCGCGCTGAGCAGCCGGAGCGGGGCGAACACCTTCACCGCCACCCCCGGCACCAACCTGCTGGAGAACGGCGACCGGTCCTGGGACACCGGCCTGCTCACCACCGAGGGCACCCAGCAGGGCTTCCAGGTCCGGCCCGGCGACTACGCGGAGGTCCGGATCCAACTGCCCAGCGGCAATGGCGCCTGGCCGGCACTGTGGACCTGGAAGGACGGCGGCAACGAGATCGACTCCTTCGAGTACCACCCGGACAATCCCAACCTGCTGGAGCTCTCCAACCGGATCAACAGCGCCGGCACCTACTACACCGACGCCGACGCGATCCGCCCCGGCGCCTGGGTCAGCATCGGCGTCCACTACGGGGCCGCCAACAACGACTGGTACGTCAACAACAAGCTGGTGTTCTCCGACCACACCGGCACCGGCCCGAACTGGAGCGCCTACCTGATCCTCAACCTATCGATCTGCGCGGGCTCCTGGCACCCCGCGCCGTCCGACACCAACGCGATCTCCACCGCCGCCGACTACCTGCGGGTCTGGCGGCCCCGCGCCTGACGACCCGACAGCCCCGGCGTGCTGACGGCCCGGACCGTCGGAGACGGGGTGGAGTCGGTCTCCTCGCGCGGCCAGTGCTTGCGGGCGGCCTGGCGGGTGACGCCGAGCAGTCGGCCGACCTCGCCGAACGAGGCCCCGGCGGCGAGCACCTCGCGGGCCAGCCGGTCCACCCGCTCGGCGGCGGACCGCCGTTCGGCCTCGGCGGCGGCCAGCGCCCGCAGTGGCCCAGGGGCGCAGCGGCCCGGGGTCGCTCGCTCCGCCGCCGCCCGCCCGCCGCCGCGCGGAGAACCCGGCGGCCGGGCGGACAGGTGGACGGGCGGCGGACGTCCTGGCGTCCGTCAGACCGCCCCGCCGGTGGCCAGGCGGTCGGCGATCAGGGTGGTGACGGCCTGCTGGTGCTCGGCCAGGAAGAAGTGCCCGCCCGGATAGGTGCGCACCTCCACCGGCCCGGTGGTGTGCACGGCCCAGGCCACCGCCTCGTCCGGGGTGACCTGCTCGTCCGACTCGCCGGTGAGCACCGTCACCGGGCACTCCAGCGGCGGACCGGGCCGGTACCGGTAGGTCTCCACCGCCCGGTAGTCGGCGCGCAGCGGCGGCAGGAACAGCTCGACCAGCTCCGGGTCCTCCAGCGCGGCGGTCGCCGTCCCGCCCAGGGTGGCGAGGTGGGAGAGCAGTTCGGCGTCGGAGGCGTCGCGCAGCTCCGGGTCGGCCCGCAGGCAGTGCGGCGCGCGGCGCCCGGAGACCACCAGCAGCCGCGGCCCCCGCCCGGTGGCCGCGGCCAGCCGCCGGGCCGTCTCGTGGGCGAGCATCGCGCCCATGCTGTGCCCGAGCAGCGCGGGCGGCTCGGGCAGCCAGGACGGCAGCAGCACCTCGGCGATCCGGTCGGCGAGCTCGTGCAGGTCCTCCAGCGGCTTCTCGGTCCACCGGTCCTGCCGACCCGGGTACTGCACGGCCGTCACCGCGGCCCGGTCCCGCAGCGCCGCGGACAGCGGGTGCCAGTAGCTGGCCGTCCCGCCGGCGTGCGGGAAGCACACCAGCCGGGGCGCCCCGGCCGGGCCGGGGTGGTAGCGGCGCAGCCAGTCGTCCGCGCTCATGCGGTGGGGTTCCCTTCGTCGTGATCGGCAGGTCGCTCCCATGGTGCACCACCCCGGCCCGCGCCCGGGACCGAACGCCTGCGCCCGGCAATGGACTTGGCCGCCCCCGGCCCGCCCCGGGCACCGCCCCGGCCCGCCCCGCGCACCGCCCCCAGCCCGCCCCCAGCCCGCCCCCGCCCCGCCCCCGGCGCCGTCGGACCGGCCGACCGCCGCCACCGGCCCCGGCACCCCGCCGCACCCTTCCCGATCATCGTTATGCAGTCTTGACCTTCGAGGCGCGACGGGCCGCCCCGCCCGAGGCGTGTCTCCAGGACGTCGACGGAACACTTTCCAACCGGGGACCACATGACCGAGGGGCTCGACTTCGACGAGTTCGCGGCCGGCCGGGCACGCCGCCTGTTCCACCTGGCGTACCTGATGTGCGGGGACTGGCACCAGGCGCAGGACCTGGTGCAGACCGCGCTGTCCAAGCTCTACCCGGTCTGGGGACGGTTGCAGCGCGGCGACGGCGCGGTCGGCGGCATCGACGCCTACGCCCGCAAGGTGCTGCTGCGCTGCTACCTCTCCCACCGGCGGCTGCGCCGCTCCAGCGAACTCGCGGTCGACGAGTTCCCGAGGAGCCGTCGATCGGCGCCCGGGAGGGCAGCTCGGCCGCCCTGCGGATCACCCTGGTCGCCGCGCTGCGCCAACTGCCGCCCCGCAACCGGGCCGTCGTGGTGCTCCGCTACCTGGAGGACTACAGCCTGGAGGAGACCGCCGAGGCCATGGGCATCACCGTCAGCGCGGTCAAGAGCCTCAACTCCCGCTCGATGGCCCGCCTGCGCACCATCCTGGGCCCCGACCGCGCCCTGCTGCTCCAGGACTGACCCGCCCGCACCCGCCCGCACCCGCCCACCCGTCACGGAAGGCATCGGACCTTGGACCCGGACCGCGCTCTCGATCCCGACCTCGCCCTCGACCTGGAGCCAGACCTCGACCTGGAGCTCTCCGCCCTGATGGGGACGAGCGTCCGGGACATCAGCGTGCCCGTGGCGGTGATCGTCGCCGAGAGCGGCCGCCTCGGCCGCCGTCGGAAGGCGGCCCGGCGGCTGCGGACCGCCGGGGCGGCGCTGGCCGTCGCCGCCGTCGCCTTCGCGGGTGCGAACGCCGGGCTCCCGCTGCTCGGCACCGCCCCGGCCCGGCAGCCGGAACCGGACCCGAGCGCCCACGCCGCCTCCGCCGGGGAACGCTGGCGGCCGCTCCCGCTGCCCGCCGTCTCCCCGATCGAGGGCGCCCCCGACCGGCCGGTCACCGCGGACCAAGCCGTCCTGCCCTTCGACTCGTACGGGGTGCTCCAGGAGCTGCGGGCGGCGATGCCCGTCCACCGGGACAACCTCAGCGCGGGCACCCCGTTCACGGCCGACCGCCAGGGCGGCTCCACCGTCCACCTGACCTACACCGACGCCGCCGGACCGGCCGCCCTGGAACTGACCCTGCGCCGCACCGAACTGCCCTTCCCCGCCGACGGCGCCACCCCCGCCGACGACCAGCTCCCGTTCCGCTGCGGCCACGACAGCGGCACCTCCGGCGACGACGAGGGCAGCTGCTTCTCCGGCTACCGCCCCGACGGCAGCTGGGAACTGGTCGCCGCGAACGACGCGCAGGTCCCCGGTCTGTTCGGCTACCGGGTGGCGATCTGGCGCCCGGACGGCACCGTCCTCGACTTCACCGAGTACGCCGGCACCGTCACCCCCGAGGGCGAACCCGTCCACCCCGGTCGCGCCCGTCCCCCGTTCACGCTCACCGCCTGGCGCTCCCTCGCCGAGAGCCCGCTCTGGACGTACTACATCTCCTGACCCGCCCGTCCGCCCCCGGTCCGACTTGGCCCGACCGCCGGTCACGGCTCCGCCGAACGCGTAGGGTTGGCCGGGTGAGCGAGCAGACGCACAACGTGGTCGGCGGCCAGGCCACGGTGGAGAGCCTGGTGCAGGCCAACCGCATCGACGCCGTCCACGTCCACCAGGCGAGGGTGCTGGTCCACCACCCCTCCTTCGAACTGCCGCCGGAGAAGGCGTACTTCGTCGACCGGGCGGCGGAGCAGCAGCGGATCGCCGCCACCGCCGCCGAACCGGACGCCCCCGGCACCCGCCCCCGCATCCTCGCCGTCAGCGGCCTCGGCGGCATCGGCAAGACCGCCCTGTGCGTCCGGGCCGGCCACCTGCTCGCCGACCGCCACCCGGACGGCGCCCACTACCTCGACCTGGACGAGTACCGGCGCGACGGCGTCACCGACCTCGCCGCCGTCCTGACCGACCTGCTGCGCTCGCTCGGCGTCGAGCAGGAGTGGCTGCGCCGCGACTTCCGCGGCCTGGTCCGCCAGTTCTGGGACCGCACCCGCGGCAAGCGCCTGCTCCTGGTCGTCGACAACGCCCGCACCGCCGCCGAGGCCGAACCGCTGCTGCCCGCCTCCGCCCGCAGCCTGGTCCTGGTCACCAGCCACGGCCCGCTGTACGACCTCGGCCCCGCCGCCGAGGAGCTCGCCCTCGCCCCGCTCGGCGCGGAGCACACCGCCGAACTGCTGCGCGCGTTCCTCGGCGAGCAGCGCTGGGCCGACGCCGACCCCGCCGCCGTCCGGGCGCTCGCCGCCGTCTGCGCCGGACTGCCGAAGGCCGCCGAGGTGGCCGGCGACCTCGCCCGCAAGTACCCGCACCGCGGCCTGGCCGCACTCGCCGAACGGCTCACCGCCGACCTGCACGAGCGAGGGAGCGCCCCCGTGGAAGCCGTCTGGGACGCCGCCTGCGCCGAACTCGGCCCCGAAGCCGCCCGGTTGTACCGCGTCCTGCCCGAGTGCCCCGGCCCGTTCGTGATCCTGCCGACCGCCGCCGCACTGCTCGGCCGCGACCTGTTCGACACCGAGGACGCCCTCGCCGAACTCCTCGCCGCCGGACTGCTCGACCACCGCTCCGGCGGCTACCGCCAGCACGCCCTGGTCCGCGGCCACGCCCGCCGCACCGCCCGCGCAGCCGACCCCGGGGGCACCGAACGCGCCGCCGCCCGTGCCCGCCTGCTGCACTGGCTGCGCCGCCAGACCGCCCGCGCCGACCTGCTGACGGCCGGCCCCCGCGCCACCGTCCAGACCGAACTCCCGCCGCTGCCCGGCGTCCCCGACGCCGACCTCGGCACCGCCAAGGCCGACGCGCTGCGCTGGATCGAGGCCAACCGGCACGCCCTGTACGGCGCGGTCGCCCTCGCCTACGACAGCGGCCACGACGAGGACGCCGTCGCACTCGCCGAATCGCTCTGGACGCACTTCCTCGACCACCCCCGGCACACCGACGCCGTCGACGCCTTCCGCACCGCCGTCGTCGCCGCCGACCGCGCCGAACACCTGCTCGCCCGGGTCCGCACCCGCGCCATGCTGGCCCGACCGCTCTGGGAACAGGGCGAGTTCGAGGAGGCCGCCGCCGCCGTCGAGCAGGCGTGCGCGCTGGCCGCCCTGCTCGACGACTCCCACCCGCACCGCCGGATGGCCGGCTCCGCGATCGACTTCCGCGGCCAACTCGCCCTCGCCCGGGGCGAATCCGCGGCCGCCCGGGGCGACCGGACGGCCGCGCTCGCCGACTTCGCCGCCGCCCGCGCCGACTTCACCACCGCCCGGGAGATCCAGCGGGCGATCGGCAACGCGTACGGCGCCGCCCTGCAGACCTACCAGCTCGCCAAGACCGCCACCGCCGCCGCCGACCACCCGGCCGCCGCCGAACTCTTCGCCGCGGCCCGCGCCGAGTTCGCCGCGCTGCCCGGCCGCCGCCGGATGGCCGCCCGCACCGCCTTCGGCCTGGCCCGGGCGCTGCGCCTGCTCGGCCGCCCCGCCGAAGCCGGGGCCCCGCTCGCCGAGGCCCTGGCGGACGCCGTCGAGCGCGGCTCCAGCTACGACGAGGCCCGGATCGCCACCGAACTCGCCGAACTCGCCGACAGCACCGGCCGCCCCGCCGACGCCGCCCGCCACCGCGCCCACGCCGCCGCCCTGCGCGCCGCCCACGGCGGGGCACGGACGGAACCCGGCACGGACTGAGCCGGGACCGGGCCCCGGGAGCCAGGCAGCAGGATCAGCAGGGCTCAGCAGGGCTCAGAGTTCGGCGTCCAGCTCCTCCGGCCCGGCGGCCCGCAGCTCCAGGCGGGCCGTCACCGCGCCCACCGTGCAGTCGAGTTCCACCGGCAGCCCCCGACCGCCCCCGGCCCCCGGTGCGCGACCAGCCAGGCGTACACCGCGGAGACCGCCGCGGCCGGGTCGATCCGGCGGACCCGGCCGTCCGCGCGGTGCGGCGGCACCCGCAGGGCGAACGGGCCGTGGTGGCGGTGCACCAGCAGGCAGTGCTCGCGGGAGAGCAGCGCGGCGGCGACCCGGCAGCCCGGCAGCTCGTCCAGGACGTGCGCGGCCCAGCCGGCGGCCGACCAGCGGCCGGTGCCGGGGCGCCGCCACAGCACCGCCGCGCTGCGCTGCTCGGCGAGGCCCGCCGCGCCGTGCTGGGCGGACCGGTGGTGCACCGGCAGCTCGGTGGCGACCGGGAAGCGCTCCACGCGCACCCGCCGCCCGTCCACCTCGGCCCGCACCGCCAGCGCCGGGGCCGGGGGCCGGGCCGCCACCGGGTCGGGCAGCAGCTCGGGTGCCAGCGGGGTCCGCGGCGGCGTCAGGCCGATCAGCCGGTACAGCTCGGCGCGCAGCAGCGGCAGCGCCAGGTCGGGGCGGCCGAAGGCGTCGGCGGCGAACCGCGCCGGGTCCGGGACGCGGGCCCCGCGCAGCAGTCCGGGCAGGCCGGCGGTGTCGGTGAAGCGCGGCGCGACGGCGAGCAGCCGGGCCATCGGCGTGCCGGGGACCAGCTCCGTCCCGCCGTCGTAGCCGTCCAGGACGAGGGTGCGGCCGAGCGCCGCGGCGTACAGCGCGGTCGAGCCGTGGTCGGTGAGCACCGCGTCGGCGGCGACCAGGACGGAGGCCCACTCCTGGTGCGAGGAGGGCAGCAGCAGCCCGGCCTGGAGGGCGGGGCGGAGCTGCTCGGCCAGGTTGTGGCTGCCGCGTTCGCCGATCTCGTTGGGGTGCACCACCAGGGCCACCCGGTAGTCGTCCACGGGCAGGTGGAGCGTCAGTTCCAGCGGCAGGTCGGGGCGGCGGGCCAGCAGGCTCTCCGCGCCGTGGGTGGTCAGCACCGCCAGCAGGGTCCGCTCGCCGACGCCGAGCCGTTCCCGGTAGGTCTCCCGGCGGCCGACCGACTGCCGCATCCGGTCCAGGGTGGGGTCGCCGACCACGACGGCGCGGGCGGCGGCCGACGGGCAGAACTCGGTGAGCCGGGCGAGCTGTTCGTGGTGCCCGAGACCGTGCAGGTCGGCCCACGGCTCGCCGTCGGAGAGCAGGAACGCGGGGTCCAGACCGGACGGCAGGCCCGGCGAACCCTCGGTGTCGAACGACTTGTTGAACCCGGCGCCGTGCGGCAGCAGCGCCCTGGCCCGGCCGGACAGGCTGGTCAGCGCGCCCTTGGGGCTGGCGGAGAGGATCAGGTCGAAGCGCTCGCGCCGGGCCTGCTCGAAGTCCATCACCCGGGCGCCCGAGCGGTCCAGGGCGGCCAGCGCGTCCAGCCCGAACCGGGAGCCGGGCACCACGGTGAACCAGCGGTCGATCCGCGGGTCGCCCCCGA
This is a stretch of genomic DNA from Kitasatospora fiedleri. It encodes these proteins:
- a CDS encoding SDR family NAD(P)-dependent oxidoreductase; translated protein: MQLSGTAALVTGAASGLGAATAAHLASLGATVYGLDLPKAVESAPAQPEGVTLLGADVTEEQPVRDALARIAADGRPLRLAVSCAGIAPSARVVGRRGPHDLDLFRGVLNVNLVGTFNVMRLAAEAMSAQEPDGAGQRGLVVNTASIAAFEGQVGQIAYAASKAGVAGMTITAARDLAQYGIRVVTIAPGIVDTPMMAGFSEEVRSGLAATVTFPQRLARPEEYARLVAMIAEHDYLNGETIRMDGALRMAAR
- a CDS encoding acyl-CoA dehydrogenase family protein, with translation MAVDRLLPTEEAADLIALTRDLADRELATKVASHEKEERYPEGLFALLGQAGLLGLPYPEEFGGGGQPYEVYLQVLEELASRWAAVAVATSVHTLACHPLTAYGTPEQQERWLPRMLAGELVGGYSLSEPHAGSDAGALSCKAEPVEKGYRITGTKAWITHGGKADFYALFARTAPGPHGVSCFLAPGEVEGLTFGPPEEKMGLNAVPTTAAYWDGALLERDRLIGAEGQGLPIAFSALDSGRLGIAACATGLAQAALDHAVAYANERTTFGRRIVDHQGLGFLLADMAAAVDSARATYLDAARRRDLGRPFSRQASVAKLVATDAAMKVTTDAVQVFGGYGYTRDFPVERYMREAKIMQIFEGTNQIQRLVISRHLATR
- a CDS encoding TetR/AcrR family transcriptional regulator; this translates as MIDSAAAARPTGRGAARRSELFEELVALFVAEGFARFTLDDLAARLHCSKRTLYGLAGSKEQLVRAAVVHFFREATARVGAALAAETDPAARLAAYLRAVSAELAPGSARFFDDLAAFEPAAEVYGRNTRAAARQIQQLIEDGVAAGAFRETHVAFAADVISSVMVRIQQRQVAEATGLADAEAYGHLAELLLHGLLR
- a CDS encoding glycoside hydrolase family 16 protein, producing the protein MSLPRRVALLSLLLVVPLLPAVPASAAPRIQQRSLAPTSALPDTPVAATLSVGSLSSCVTVDELGVGVRDANQQNLDFPGSTGRTRICPGGYTLTTATRSFPAGTYTEFGFYRIGSTYYDLPSQTLTVAAPTVRQLALVPARAAADTPVTATLALNSTACLTADEVGVGVRDANQQNLDFPGTATDVRICPQGYTLTTAARSFPAGTYTEFGFYRIGDEYHNLPSRTFTVTGSVIPPNPPMPPFPAGQLVFDEEFSSPPRTGTTWNDTSTSAYRYGNHNPDDDKLDWLQPGALSSRSGANTFTATPGTNLLENGDRSWDTGLLTTEGTQQGFQVRPGDYAEVRIQLPSGNGAWPALWTWKDGGNEIDSFEYHPDNPNLLELSNRINSAGTYYTDADAIRPGAWVSIGVHYGAANNDWYVNNKLVFSDHTGTGPNWSAYLILNLSICAGSWHPAPSDTNAISTAADYLRVWRPRA
- a CDS encoding thioesterase II family protein, whose protein sequence is MSADDWLRRYHPGPAGAPRLVCFPHAGGTASYWHPLSAALRDRAAVTAVQYPGRQDRWTEKPLEDLHELADRIAEVLLPSWLPEPPALLGHSMGAMLAHETARRLAAATGRGPRLLVVSGRRAPHCLRADPELRDASDAELLSHLATLGGTATAALEDPELVELFLPPLRADYRAVETYRYRPGPPLECPVTVLTGESDEQVTPDEAVAWAVHTTGPVEVRTYPGGHFFLAEHQQAVTTLIADRLATGGAV
- a CDS encoding RNA polymerase sigma factor, whose translation is MRGLAPGAGPGADRAVQALPGLGTVAARRRRGRRHRRLRPQGAAALLPLPPAAAPLQRTRGRRVPEEPSIGAREGSSAALRITLVAALRQLPPRNRAVVVLRYLEDYSLEETAEAMGITVSAVKSLNSRSMARLRTILGPDRALLLQD
- a CDS encoding ATP-binding protein, with the translated sequence MSEQTHNVVGGQATVESLVQANRIDAVHVHQARVLVHHPSFELPPEKAYFVDRAAEQQRIAATAAEPDAPGTRPRILAVSGLGGIGKTALCVRAGHLLADRHPDGAHYLDLDEYRRDGVTDLAAVLTDLLRSLGVEQEWLRRDFRGLVRQFWDRTRGKRLLLVVDNARTAAEAEPLLPASARSLVLVTSHGPLYDLGPAAEELALAPLGAEHTAELLRAFLGEQRWADADPAAVRALAAVCAGLPKAAEVAGDLARKYPHRGLAALAERLTADLHERGSAPVEAVWDAACAELGPEAARLYRVLPECPGPFVILPTAAALLGRDLFDTEDALAELLAAGLLDHRSGGYRQHALVRGHARRTARAADPGGTERAAARARLLHWLRRQTARADLLTAGPRATVQTELPPLPGVPDADLGTAKADALRWIEANRHALYGAVALAYDSGHDEDAVALAESLWTHFLDHPRHTDAVDAFRTAVVAADRAEHLLARVRTRAMLARPLWEQGEFEEAAAAVEQACALAALLDDSHPHRRMAGSAIDFRGQLALARGESAAARGDRTAALADFAAARADFTTAREIQRAIGNAYGAALQTYQLAKTATAAADHPAAAELFAAARAEFAALPGRRRMAARTAFGLARALRLLGRPAEAGAPLAEALADAVERGSSYDEARIATELAELADSTGRPADAARHRAHAAALRAAHGGARTEPGTD
- a CDS encoding translation initiation factor 2 is translated as MSDADRDQRPSVLLAFRSAVALNRLLDVLPVFGGDPRIDRWFTVVPGSRFGLDALAALDRSGARVMDFEQARRERFDLILSASPKGALTSLSGRARALLPHGAGFNKSFDTEGSPGLPSGLDPAFLLSDGEPWADLHGLGHHEQLARLTEFCPSAAARAVVVGDPTLDRMRQSVGRRETYRERLGVGERTLLAVLTTHGAESLLARRPDLPLELTLHLPVDDYRVALVVHPNEIGERGSHNLAEQLRPALQAGLLLPSSHQEWASVLVAADAVLTDHGSTALYAAALGRTLVLDGYDGGTELVPGTPMARLLAVAPRFTDTAGLPGLLRGARVPDPARFAADAFGRPDLALPLLRAELYRLIGLTPPRTPLAPELLPDPVAARPPAPALAVRAEVDGRRVRVERFPVATELPVHHRSAQHGAAGLAEQRSAAVLWRRPGTGRWSAAGWAAHVLDELPGCRVAAALLSREHCLLVHRHHGPFALRVPPHRADGRVRRIDPAAAVSAVYAWLVAHRGPGAVGGCRWNSTARWAR